TCAGTGAGCGAAAAATGCACTCATTGCTGTGACTATAAATTAATGGAAGGCGATCGCCGGAGGGAGGTCCCTGACCCGCCCCAGTCTATGCATCCCCATTTTTGCCAATTTTACCACCCAGTGGCCCCATCGGAACCTGTCTTAATGGCCCCCCTCGCTGAAAGATCCTTCTGGGGAAATTACAGATACGCAATTTTAGACGCCCAATTTACCTCATGGCTCAATTACCAATCATTAACTTGATAAAGTGGGCCTACCGGGCTGAAAATAGGGGTCTGGCCCCTGTTAACTGAGGAAAATTGTTACAAAATATTAAGTAAAGAGTGCGAATGTAAACGTGATGATGCAAAATATCCGTATTTGCAAAATCCAGTCGAAGTCAAAAGTTTTTTTGTGAACCACATTCCCCTAGAATACAGCTAGGGAAAAGTGGGGTAACTCAGGAGAAAGGGACTCAAACCCAAGCACTGAGTAAAAAAACCTAAAGACACAAAATTCCGAGAAAGGTCTTGCAAAACCCAGATTAATATTCTATATATCTGGATACACACTCTCATTGTTGGAGGAAGTAGTTAATGAGTATCGTCACGAAGTCCATCGTGAATGCAGATGCTGAGGCTCGCTACCTTAGCCCCGGCGAATTAGATCGGATCAAGTCTTTCGTCACCACTGGTGAGCGTCGCGTTCGCATCGCCCAAATCATGAGCGAATCCCGCGAGCGTATCGTCAAGCAAGCTGGCGATCAACTGTTCCAGAAGCGTCCTGATGTGGTTTCTCCCGGTGGCAACGCCTACGGTGAAGAAATGACCGCAACCTGCCTGCGCGACTTGGACTACTACCTGCGTCTGATCAGCTACGGAATCGTTGCTGGCGACGTCACCCCGATTGAAGAAATCGGAATTGTCGGTGTTCGTGAAATGTACAAATCTCTCGGCACCCCGATTGAAGGCGTTGCAGAAGGCATCCGTGCCATGAAGAACGTAGCTGCTTCCTTACTGTCTGCTGAAGATGCAGCCGAAGCTGGCTCCTACTTCGACTACGTTATCGGTGCGATGCAGTAGAGCTTTTCTCTACTCCATTCGTTTAAGGTAAATAATCACAGATCGCGCAGTTTAAGGAAACATAAAAGATGCAAGACGCAATTACTGCTGTTATTAACTCCTCTGACGTCCAAGGTAAGTACCTAGACAACTCTGCTCTTGACAAACTCAAGGGCTACTTCCAAACCGGCGAACTCCGCGTTCGTGCTGCAACCGCTATCAGCGCCAATGCAGCCACCATCGTTAAGGAAGCCGTTGCCAAGTCCCTGCTGTACTCGGATGTAACCCGTCCCGGTGGTAATATGTACACCACCCGTCGCTATGCAGCTTGCATTCGTGACCTCGACTACTACCTCCGTTATGCCACCTATGCGATGCTGGCGGCTGACCCCTCCATCCTCGACGAGCGCGTGCTCAATGGCTTGAAAGAAACCTACAACTCCTTGGGTGTGCCGATCGGTGCAACCGTGCAAGCAATCCAAGCCATGAAAGAAGTGACCGCCGGTTTGGTAGGTCCTGATGCCGGTAAAGAAATGGGCGTCTACTTCGACTACATCTGCTCTGGCTTGAGCTAAATGTGGAGTGTGGAGCCTGTAGAGCAGCGATTGAAAAATCATCGCTAACTCGGACAACGCTCTATTAACTCGACCTAGTTTTGAGGACAGGGAAGTCAAGAGTGAGTGCTAGCTCGTCAAAGGCTTGAGAAACAATTTCGATGAGTTTTAGCGAGCTAGTATTGACTCTGGACTCCCTGGCTTCAATTAAGATAGTTTTGTTCAGATACAAATTTTTTCCAACGAAACAGGAGCAAGAAGCCCATGAGAATGTTCAAAGTGACGGCTTGCGTGCCAAGCCAAAGCCGGATTCGCACCCAGCGGGAATTACAAAATACCTATTTCACCAAGCTCGTTCCTTACGACAACTGGTTTAAAGAGCAGCAACGGATTATGAAAATGGGTGGCAAAATCATCAAAGTGCAACTTGCCACTGGCAAACCCGGTATGAACACCGGCATATCTTAATTCTTACTGACATCACTACAGAAAGCACTCACAGCTTTAATGATTATAAAAAGAGGTCTTCAGGGCCTCTTTTTGCATTTCTGGAGAAGGGGATGGGGGGATGGGGGAGATGGGTAAAAGTTTGTAGTAACGACTTCAGTCGTTTCCGGCTTCCGCTTTCATTCGGGAAATCATAAAATATACTGAACTAAACTTAATCTAGTTATCGGACTTGCTTTGGATGCAACGCCTACTGATTCCCGTTTTCGATCCGGCTGTCAAAGAATGGGCCTTAGAAGCTCGATTGTTGCGATGGTTGACCTTCCTCTGGCTGTTTGTGGGGTTGGCGGTACTGTTTTCTGCCTCCTATCCCAGTGCCAATGCTGAGTTTGGGGATGGACTTTACTATTTTAAACGTCAACTAATCTGGGTTCTGGTTGGCTTAATCGGCTTTAATGTCCTGGTTTATACCCCCCTGCGATACATTCAAGGGATTTCAGATTGGGCGGTAATTATCCTGCTGGGGTTGATTTGGCTGACGGTGGTTCCGGGATTTGGGACCACGGTGAATGGGGCGACTCGGTGGTTAAAGTTGGGTCCGGCTTTGATTCAACCTTCGGAGTTAATTAAACCGTTTCTGATTTTGCAGGCGGCGCGAATTTTTGGCAACTGGAACCGCTTGACTTGGCAGGTGCGGATTAATTGGTTGGTGATTTTTGCGGCAGTCCTGTTGGGAATCTTGGTGCAACCGAACTTGAGTACCACGGCCCTCTGTGGGATGATGATTTGGTTGATTGCTTTGGGGTCGGGTTTACCGTTTTCTTACTTGGGGAGTACGGCATTTGGAGGGTTCCTCCTGGCGCTGTTGAGTATTAGCATTAAGGAATATCAACGACGAAGAGTGATGTCGTTTTTAAATCCTTGGGCCGATCGCTTTGGAGATGGATACCAGTTGATTCAAAGTTTGTTAGCGGTGGGGTCCGGGGGGGCTTTGGGGACGGGGTATGGTTTGTCCCAACAAAAGTTGCTGTATTTGCCGATTCAATATACGGATTTTATTTTTGCCGTGTATGCCGAGGAGTTTGGATTTGTCGGCAGTATGGTGCTGATGCTGCTGTTGGGGAGTTATGCCACGGTAGCGTTGTTGGTGGCGTACAAGACTCGGGAAATTGTGCAACAGTTGGTGGCGATCGGGGTGATGGTGGTGATGATTGGTCAGTCCCTGCTGAATATTGGGGTGGCGACGGGTGCGCTGCCGACGACGGGTTTACCCCTGCCGCTGTTTAGTTATGGGGGGAGTTCGATGATTGCCAGTTTGATGTGTGCGGGGATTTTGATTCGGGTGGCAAGGGAAAGTAGCACCGGAGAGGTGGTGTCGTTGGCGGATAAGCGGCGATCGCGCTTCGGCAGAGGACGGAGGAAGCGTTAGGGATGGGTGCAGTAAAGGTTAGAAACCGGGTTTCTTCACAAAATCTCTGGTACTTCGCAACAAATCTGGGCTAGAAACCCGGTTTCTTGTCCTCAGCACTTTCTGTACTGGTGTTTGAGTAAGGTTGAAAACAAAGGATAGAAAAAATAGGAGGGGCGATCGCTGATTCTTCACGCCCCTCCACTCCGTTAACTATCGGGATCTACACCCAACTCACGCAACCGTTGCGCTAGTTTTTCCGCCCGTTGGCGTTCAGTTTCAGCCCGTTGGCGTTCAGTTTCAGCCCGTTGGCGTTCAGTTTCGGCCCGTTGGCGTTCAGTTTCCTCCCGTTCTTCGGGCCATCGCAGGAGTTCTCCGTTGGCATTCCACCAGCGTAACCAATTGCCGGTGCGGTTGTCACGGGTTCCCTGCCAGATGCCTAAAAATAGCTCTAGTCCGGGAATCCAATATAGACCATTAGCATCGGGTGTCTGTATTTGATATCGGTTGGATTCTAAAGCGTACAGTTCTAAATCAGCCATTTGGGGATGAAATATCGCGTACATGGGTACTTTAATGATTTGTTCGTAAAAGTACCATTTGCCGATACGTTTTTGAAATTCCATTGAGTATTCTTCCCCGTAAGTATCCGATAGGAATTCCATGACAATGAGTGGAATGGGTCCTTCTGTATGGGGAGTGTAGCTGCGACGAGGTTCAGGACTGGACCAAGGTGCAACGGGACGAATGTACATCCAATCGGGGGCTTTGCAGATGGGGCGGTTATTAATACCCGCACACAATGCAAAGTTCGACGAAATTAAGGCATCTTGGCATAACTCCGGAGTCAAAGAGTGACGGAGGGCATTGGCTAATAAAGGGTGTTCTAAATTTTCCACGGGGTCGTCTGGGAGTACAAAGTCGTCTGGGAGTTTAGGCCAGGTAATTTTTATCTCAGAAACTGAGGTTTGAGGTAGAACAGACATTATGCAACCTCGTATGACTGTTGATAATGGATTTAGTTTTATTGTAGCGGATGGTAGGAGGCGATCGCATCCTGTCCCGACTCTACATGGGCATCATGAATTAGGAGTATTTTATTTGATAAATTTTTACTAAAATAATCGATATTAAATATTTTTCATATCATCATTTCATAAAAAACTTTTTTAAATTCATTAATCTGAATATTTGGAAACGACTGAAGTCGTTACTACGAACTGGGGGAATGTTTTTTAGGCTGAATATTCGGAAACGACTGAAGTCGTTACTACGAACTGGGGGAAGGGACCGATCGCCCGTTCATGGGTTTGAGTTGAAGTTGTGCGATCGCTGGGGTGTCCTCTACGTTACAATTGTTCATATTGGGCGTTTTCCCCGGTTAAAGCATGATTGATTCTGTCCAAACTTATCTCTACCACCTCCAACAACTCGCTGATGGTCTCGTTTCTAGCCAATTGACGCACCTCTCCTGGGTGAGTGTCTTGATTATTTTTTTGGCGGGGTTGCTGACTAGCTTGACCCCTTGTATGTTGTCCATGCTGCCGATTACGATTGGTTATATTGGCGGGTATGAGGCCCAAAGTCGGATTCAGGCTGCGGCGCAGTCTACTTGGTTTGCTTTGGGTTTGGCTACTACCCTCGCTGCATTGGGTATTGTCGCCGCTTATGTGGGTCAGGTTTATGGTCAGGTGGGGATTGGTTTGCCGATTCTGGTGAGTGTGATTGCGATTTTAATGGGTCTGAATCTTCTGGAGGCTTTACCGTTGCGTTTGCCTTCTTTAGATGGGATGGAGTTGATTCCGAAAGATGTGCCCGATGGGGTGCGTTCTTATTTGTTGGGACTGACCTTCGGGTTGGTAGCTTCTCCTTGTAGTACGCCGGTTTTGGCAACGTTATTAGCTTGGATTGCGACTACCCAAGATGTGATGTTAGGAGGGGCTTTATTATTGGCTTATACGGCGGGTTATGTGGCTCCTTTGATTTTGGCGGGTACGTTTACAGCTACGATTAAAAAGCTGTTGGAAGTGCGTCGCTGGTCCGGTTGGATTACGCCGGTTAGTGGGGCGCTTTTAGTAGGATTTGGAGTTTTTTCTCTATTATTTCGACTGCTTCCAGTGGTGTAGAAATTGGGGAGATTGGGAAAATTTTTATTGTATTTGATGACAAGGGTCACAGGGTAAATTAGAAATGACAAATGATACGCAGAAGTTAAGCAGTTTGTTTGCGGTTCCGAAACGGTTTTTTCGCCGGGAACTGTTGCCGTTTTTGGGGGATTTACGGTTGGCGATCGCCCTCTTATTAGCCATCGCTGTATTTAGTATCTCTGGGACGGTGATTGAGCAGGGTCAATCTCCGGCTTTTTATCAATCCAATTATCCCGAATCTCCGGCTCTTTTTGGCTTCTTGACTTGGAAGGTGATTCAAGTTGTGGGGTTGGATCATGTTTATCGGACTTGGTGGTTTTTAGCGTTATTGGTGTTGTTTGGGTCGAGTTTAACCGCTTGTACGTTTACCCATCAATTCCCGGCTTTAACAGCAGCACGGCGTTGGAAATTTTATAAGACTCCTCGGCAATTTGAAAAGCTGGCGTTGAGTGCTCAAGTGGATGAGGCGAATCTGAATCAATTAGAAGAACTGTTACAAAAACGGCGGTATTTAGTATTTCGGGAAGGCAATACTCTGTATGCCCGAAAAGGGTTAATGGGGAAAATTGGCCCGATTCTGGTTCATGCCAGTATGTTGATTATTCTGGCGGGTTCTATTTTGGGCGCGATGACGGGTTTTATGGCTCAGGAAATTATTCCGAGTGGGGAAACGTTCCGGGTTCAAAATATTATTGATGCCGGTCCGTTTTCCATGTCCCAAGTTCCCAAAGATTGGGCGGTTCATGTGAATCGGTTCTGGATTGATTACCAGCCGGATGGGACGATTGACCAGTTTTATTCTGATTTGTCCGTGATTGATAGCGAGGGTCAGGAACGCGATCGCCAAACCATTCATGTGAACAAACCCCTGCGGTATCGTGGGGTGACGATGTATCAAACCGATTGGGGTGTGGCAGCAGTTCAGGTTCAGTTGAATA
The DNA window shown above is from Laspinema palackyanum D2c and carries:
- the apcA gene encoding allophycocyanin subunit alpha codes for the protein MSIVTKSIVNADAEARYLSPGELDRIKSFVTTGERRVRIAQIMSESRERIVKQAGDQLFQKRPDVVSPGGNAYGEEMTATCLRDLDYYLRLISYGIVAGDVTPIEEIGIVGVREMYKSLGTPIEGVAEGIRAMKNVAASLLSAEDAAEAGSYFDYVIGAMQ
- the apcB gene encoding allophycocyanin subunit beta; this encodes MQDAITAVINSSDVQGKYLDNSALDKLKGYFQTGELRVRAATAISANAATIVKEAVAKSLLYSDVTRPGGNMYTTRRYAACIRDLDYYLRYATYAMLAADPSILDERVLNGLKETYNSLGVPIGATVQAIQAMKEVTAGLVGPDAGKEMGVYFDYICSGLS
- a CDS encoding phycobilisome linker polypeptide, coding for MRMFKVTACVPSQSRIRTQRELQNTYFTKLVPYDNWFKEQQRIMKMGGKIIKVQLATGKPGMNTGIS
- a CDS encoding FtsW/RodA/SpoVE family cell cycle protein; protein product: MQRLLIPVFDPAVKEWALEARLLRWLTFLWLFVGLAVLFSASYPSANAEFGDGLYYFKRQLIWVLVGLIGFNVLVYTPLRYIQGISDWAVIILLGLIWLTVVPGFGTTVNGATRWLKLGPALIQPSELIKPFLILQAARIFGNWNRLTWQVRINWLVIFAAVLLGILVQPNLSTTALCGMMIWLIALGSGLPFSYLGSTAFGGFLLALLSISIKEYQRRRVMSFLNPWADRFGDGYQLIQSLLAVGSGGALGTGYGLSQQKLLYLPIQYTDFIFAVYAEEFGFVGSMVLMLLLGSYATVALLVAYKTREIVQQLVAIGVMVVMIGQSLLNIGVATGALPTTGLPLPLFSYGGSSMIASLMCAGILIRVARESSTGEVVSLADKRRSRFGRGRRKR
- a CDS encoding Uma2 family endonuclease; translation: MSVLPQTSVSEIKITWPKLPDDFVLPDDPVENLEHPLLANALRHSLTPELCQDALISSNFALCAGINNRPICKAPDWMYIRPVAPWSSPEPRRSYTPHTEGPIPLIVMEFLSDTYGEEYSMEFQKRIGKWYFYEQIIKVPMYAIFHPQMADLELYALESNRYQIQTPDANGLYWIPGLELFLGIWQGTRDNRTGNWLRWWNANGELLRWPEEREETERQRAETERQRAETERQRAETERQRAEKLAQRLRELGVDPDS
- a CDS encoding cytochrome c biogenesis protein CcdA is translated as MIDSVQTYLYHLQQLADGLVSSQLTHLSWVSVLIIFLAGLLTSLTPCMLSMLPITIGYIGGYEAQSRIQAAAQSTWFALGLATTLAALGIVAAYVGQVYGQVGIGLPILVSVIAILMGLNLLEALPLRLPSLDGMELIPKDVPDGVRSYLLGLTFGLVASPCSTPVLATLLAWIATTQDVMLGGALLLAYTAGYVAPLILAGTFTATIKKLLEVRRWSGWITPVSGALLVGFGVFSLLFRLLPVV
- a CDS encoding cytochrome c biogenesis protein, coding for MTNDTQKLSSLFAVPKRFFRRELLPFLGDLRLAIALLLAIAVFSISGTVIEQGQSPAFYQSNYPESPALFGFLTWKVIQVVGLDHVYRTWWFLALLVLFGSSLTACTFTHQFPALTAARRWKFYKTPRQFEKLALSAQVDEANLNQLEELLQKRRYLVFREGNTLYARKGLMGKIGPILVHASMLIILAGSILGAMTGFMAQEIIPSGETFRVQNIIDAGPFSMSQVPKDWAVHVNRFWIDYQPDGTIDQFYSDLSVIDSEGQERDRQTIHVNKPLRYRGVTMYQTDWGVAAVQVQLNNSPIFQLPMALLNTGGGARLWGTWIPTKPDLSEGVSLLAKDLQGTLLLYDMEGKLMTSLRPGMETPVNGVTLKIKKVIGSTGLQIKADPGIPVVYLGFGLLMLGVMMSYVSHSQVWALEENGELYVGGKTNRAQVTFEREVIEILDNLEEKPRTDGVAIASGSLAGQN